Proteins encoded within one genomic window of Kibdelosporangium phytohabitans:
- a CDS encoding DUF2087 domain-containing protein — MEFGYADPQAEKVLRTFIQDGRLVRFPAKRGRRRILLEHIAACFEPGRRFPEKEVDVVLRAWCHGGETDYVTLRRYLVDEDLLSREHGQYWRTGGWVA; from the coding sequence ATGGAATTCGGTTACGCCGACCCGCAGGCGGAGAAGGTGCTCCGGACGTTCATCCAGGATGGCCGCCTGGTCAGGTTCCCAGCCAAACGCGGCCGCAGACGCATCCTGCTCGAACACATCGCGGCCTGCTTCGAACCCGGCCGCCGGTTCCCCGAGAAGGAAGTGGACGTCGTCCTGCGCGCGTGGTGCCACGGCGGCGAGACCGACTACGTCACCCTGCGCCGCTACCTCGTCGACGAGGACCTGCTCAGCCGCGAGCACGGCCAGTACTGGCGCACCGGCGGCTGGGTGGCGTGA
- a CDS encoding arginase family protein, whose amino-acid sequence MRIHAVPQRQGALVDKARFLPEGCLALSRLAGDIAGIKPYVVPVSTEESPAVDGVANRAALIVNRTAQLAALEAPEGPVLTIGGDCGSDVAPIGVARFRYGPNLGVAWFDAHPDLNTPETSPSGAFHGMALRALFGEGDPEFVAGPALRPGNAVLIGARSIDAGEQAAIDRGLVTADSFPGEQLYLHIDLDVLDPGEFGGATYPEPGGLSIAEVVGAIDGIPVPVVGAGITECATADEAELRRLTPIIEAVTRALRRAG is encoded by the coding sequence ATGCGGATCCACGCTGTGCCACAGCGACAAGGCGCGTTGGTCGACAAAGCACGGTTCCTGCCCGAGGGCTGCCTCGCACTGAGCCGGCTGGCCGGGGACATCGCCGGGATCAAGCCGTACGTCGTCCCCGTCTCCACTGAGGAATCTCCCGCTGTCGACGGTGTCGCCAACCGGGCCGCGCTGATCGTCAACCGGACCGCGCAGCTGGCCGCACTGGAAGCCCCGGAGGGGCCGGTTCTCACGATCGGCGGCGACTGCGGCTCGGACGTCGCGCCGATCGGCGTGGCGCGGTTCAGGTACGGCCCGAACCTCGGGGTGGCCTGGTTCGACGCGCACCCGGACCTCAACACGCCCGAGACGTCGCCGTCAGGTGCGTTCCACGGCATGGCGTTGCGGGCGCTGTTCGGCGAAGGCGACCCGGAGTTCGTGGCAGGCCCGGCTTTGCGGCCCGGTAACGCCGTTCTCATCGGCGCGCGGTCGATCGACGCGGGCGAGCAGGCCGCGATCGACCGCGGCCTGGTCACGGCCGACTCGTTCCCCGGCGAACAGCTCTACCTGCACATCGACCTCGACGTGCTGGACCCCGGCGAGTTCGGCGGCGCGACGTACCCCGAGCCCGGCGGGCTGTCGATCGCCGAGGTGGTCGGTGCGATCGACGGGATCCCGGTACCGGTCGTCGGCGCGGGCATCACCGAGTGCGCGACCGCCGACGAAGCCGAGCTGCGCAGGCTCACGCCGATCATCGAGGCGGTGACACGCGCGTTGCGACGCGCCGGGTGA
- the lepB gene encoding signal peptidase I, whose amino-acid sequence MSRVVAPVAVMVTGVLIAATAFMVLGFGYRRLAEPSDAMLPTVGHGDKLTIREVSGGDVNRGDVVIFSAAAWGQPDVELVRRVVGVGGDAITCCELESFASVNGRQVTEEYVKVGGGSAARRPYTATVEPGHVWVLGDNRGTARDSRDEINGPAKGGIPVGDIKGVVVRAGDGRIEQTTAFSRVGLPGKTFEDGRATWMGLMILVGGLTFLASAGWLLVTIRRRTP is encoded by the coding sequence ATGAGCAGAGTTGTCGCGCCAGTGGCCGTGATGGTGACGGGAGTCCTCATCGCGGCCACTGCTTTCATGGTCCTGGGGTTCGGGTACCGAAGGCTGGCGGAGCCGTCGGACGCGATGCTGCCGACGGTCGGCCATGGCGACAAGCTGACCATCCGGGAGGTGTCCGGCGGCGACGTCAACCGGGGTGACGTCGTCATCTTCTCCGCCGCCGCGTGGGGCCAGCCGGACGTCGAACTGGTCCGGCGGGTCGTGGGGGTCGGCGGTGACGCGATCACGTGCTGCGAACTCGAGAGCTTCGCCTCGGTGAACGGCAGGCAGGTCACCGAGGAGTACGTCAAGGTGGGCGGTGGTTCGGCGGCGCGCCGGCCATACACGGCGACCGTGGAGCCCGGCCACGTCTGGGTGCTCGGTGACAACCGTGGCACCGCACGGGATTCACGCGACGAGATCAACGGCCCGGCCAAAGGCGGGATCCCGGTCGGTGACATCAAAGGCGTGGTGGTCAGGGCAGGCGATGGGAGAATCGAGCAAACCACGGCCTTCAGCCGGGTGGGGTTGCCGGGCAAGACGTTCGAGGACGGCAGGGCCACCTGGATGGGGTTGATGATCCTGGTGGGCGGACTGACGTTCCTGGCCAGTGCCGGGTGGCTGCTGGTGACGATTCGGAGGCGGACCCCGTGA